A window from Falco naumanni isolate bFalNau1 chromosome 3, bFalNau1.pat, whole genome shotgun sequence encodes these proteins:
- the SLA gene encoding src-like-adapter isoform X1, with translation MGNAVKMPRASVETNAPSQTGQESDFLAVLYDYPSADISQPIFHIGEKLRVLSDEGGWWRVHSLTTGRENYIPGKYVAKVYHGWLFEGLGREKAEELLQLPNTKVGSFMIRESETRKGLYSLSVRHREVKHYRIFRLPNNWYYISPRQTFQCLEDLVNHYSEVADGLCCVLTTPCLTPCTNNNSVMNQVPPVVMRNKNFNWRNIHRLEVSDYTESTLTAMDDSCLSYGLRESIASYLSLTEDGNASFASARKKKAQSLIYTGSKRKSALHLPPTCYED, from the exons ATGggaaatgctgtgaaaatgcCAAGAGCCTCTGTAGAAACAAACGCGCCGAGCCAAACAG GTCAGGAGAGTGATTTCCTTGCTGTCCTCTATGACTATCCTTCAGCAGACATAAGCCAACCTATATTTCACATAGGGGAAAAACTACGTGTGCTATCAGA TGAAGGAGGCTGGTGGAGAGTCCATTCCCTTACAACAGGTCGAGAAAACTATATCCCAGGAAAATATGTAGCAAAGGTTTACCACGG ctggtTATTTGAAgggctgggaagagaaaaagcagaggaactTCTACAGCTACCCAACACCAAAGTTGGTTCCTTCATGATCAGAGAGAGTGAAACTAGGAAAG ggTTATATTCCCTGTCGGTGCGGCACAGGGAAGTGAAACATTACAGGATCTTTCGTCTTCCAAATAACTGGTATTACATCTCTCCACGGCAAACCTTTCAGTGCCTTGAAGACCTTGTGAATCACTACTCAG AAGTTGCTGATGGTCTCTGTTGCGTCCTTACAACACCTTGTCTTACCCCGTGCACTAACAACAACAGCGTAATGAATCAAGTTCCTCCTGTGGTGATGCGGAATAAAAACTTCAACTGGAGAAATATTCACAG gttggAGGTGAGTGACTACACTGAAAGCACCCTGACAGCAATGGATGATTCTTGTCTCAGCTATGGCCTACGGGAAAGTATTGCTTCCTACCTCTCCTTAACAGAGGATGGCAATGCTTCTTTTGCAAGTgccaggaagaagaaagccCAGTCTCTTATATACACAGGCAGCAAACGTAAGAGTGCCCTTCACTTGCCACCTACATGCTATGAAGACTAG
- the SLA gene encoding src-like-adapter isoform X2 yields the protein MIRESETRKGLYSLSVRHREVKHYRIFRLPNNWYYISPRQTFQCLEDLVNHYSEVADGLCCVLTTPCLTPCTNNNSVMNQVPPVVMRNKNFNWRNIHRLEVSDYTESTLTAMDDSCLSYGLRESIASYLSLTEDGNASFASARKKKAQSLIYTGSKRKSALHLPPTCYED from the exons ATGATCAGAGAGAGTGAAACTAGGAAAG ggTTATATTCCCTGTCGGTGCGGCACAGGGAAGTGAAACATTACAGGATCTTTCGTCTTCCAAATAACTGGTATTACATCTCTCCACGGCAAACCTTTCAGTGCCTTGAAGACCTTGTGAATCACTACTCAG AAGTTGCTGATGGTCTCTGTTGCGTCCTTACAACACCTTGTCTTACCCCGTGCACTAACAACAACAGCGTAATGAATCAAGTTCCTCCTGTGGTGATGCGGAATAAAAACTTCAACTGGAGAAATATTCACAG gttggAGGTGAGTGACTACACTGAAAGCACCCTGACAGCAATGGATGATTCTTGTCTCAGCTATGGCCTACGGGAAAGTATTGCTTCCTACCTCTCCTTAACAGAGGATGGCAATGCTTCTTTTGCAAGTgccaggaagaagaaagccCAGTCTCTTATATACACAGGCAGCAAACGTAAGAGTGCCCTTCACTTGCCACCTACATGCTATGAAGACTAG